The window TCCCGGGATCACCTCCTCGGCGGTCTCGGAGAAGGCGGCCTCGTTCTCGTCGACGTAGCTCGTCCAGGCCTCGGCGTTCCAGATCTCGGCACGGGTGCCGGCACCGATCACGGCGAGTTCGCGGTCGAGTCCCGCGTACTCGCGGAGCTGCTGCGGGATCGTCACCCGGCCCTGCTTATCGGGCGTCTCGGCGTGCGCACCCGAGAGCAGGAGGCGCAGGTAGTCGCGCGCCTGCTTGCTCGTGACGGGCGCCTGCCGGATGCGGTCGTGCAGGTCCTCGAACTCGGCGTTCGAGAAGACGTAGACACAGCGGTC is drawn from Pseudoclavibacter chungangensis and contains these coding sequences:
- the mraZ gene encoding division/cell wall cluster transcriptional repressor MraZ, translated to MFLGTYSPKLDEKGRLILPAKFRDELAEGVVMTRGQDRCVYVFSNAEFEDLHDRIRQAPVTSKQARDYLRLLLSGAHAETPDKQGRVTIPQQLREYAGLDRELAVIGAGTRAEIWNAEAWTSYVDENEAAFSETAEEVIPGLF